In the Diprion similis isolate iyDipSimi1 chromosome 2, iyDipSimi1.1, whole genome shotgun sequence genome, one interval contains:
- the LOC124416268 gene encoding larval cuticle protein 1-like: MKFVLVLAALVAVSVAAPQGSVPTPIPVLQFDENRDESGQFSLTYRTGNGILVTRQGSLKPTPDGKDHVLIQSGSQTYTSPDGKKITETWSADEDGYKAEGDHIPVPPSPLA; this comes from the exons ATGAAATTT GTTCTGGTCCTCGCTGCCCTTGTGGCCGTTTCTGTAGCTGCCCCCCAAGGATCGGTACCCACGCCAATCCCAGTGCTCCAATTCGACGAAAACCGCGACGAAAGCGGACAATTTTCGTTGAC CTACCGAACTGGAAATGGAATCCTCGTAACACGTCAGGGATCATTGAAGCCGACTCCTGACGGAAAGGACCACGTTCTGATCCAATCCGGATCCCAAACTTACACTTCCCCCGATGGAAAAAAGATCACAGAGACCTGGTCTGCAGATGAAGATGGATACAAAGCCGAGGGTGACCATATCCCCGTACCCCCGAGCCCTCTTGCCTAA
- the LOC124415943 gene encoding uncharacterized protein LOC124415943, whose product MKFVVFLTCLVASAYAVSDDEHQSADHQVGVEQLALTREPEIHVDDDGHFTLRLTDDDGSMFEEEGVVLTDEKTGEEVVIVKKGTYSIPDENGKLVKLAYDVDEPPAAASILQRSRSQVHARPSN is encoded by the exons ATGAAATTC GTTGTTTTTCTCACGTGCCTCGTGGCGTCCGCTTACGCTGTCAGTGACGATGAGCACCAATCCGCAGACCATCAAGTTGGCGTTGAACAACTCGCTCTGACTCGAGAGCCGGAGATCCATGTCGACGATGACGGACATTTTACACTGAG GCTTACGGATGACGATGGAAGTATGTTCGAAGAAGAAGGCGTTGTTCTGACAGACGAGAAGACGGGCGAGGAGGTAGTCATCGTAAAGAAGGGCACATATTCCATCCCGGACGAGAATGGAAAACTCGTGAAATTGGCTTATGACGTTGACGAACCTCCCGCAGCTGCCAGCATATTGCAGAGAAGTCGCAGCCAAGTTCACGCCCGGCCCTCCAACTGA
- the LOC124415919 gene encoding protein argonaute-2-like: MTKKRGKKGKQQETGQASQSQPAAAISEPSPPPKAAPERPPSALSSTSSTPPPTGAGRGRGRGTTSEPQIPGIGRRARSTDGPPSQGPPGWGPRPQAPGSQSQQVPQQQPPPQHGPQSQQQGPRQPGPQQVPQQQGPKQAQPLPSSQKGSSQQQGPRQTPQQQPQQTASTISVESVQEDMAKMSLIPRRKNVAKAGTMGRPIVVEANVVSLKFSPNFNPHAVHYDITFDPDKPKFMLRRTYNAIREKYFPNRHPAFDGRRNIYSSGVLPFGEGMKAEIEVYNPEREQNKSYKVVITRVADIDLSWLPRVAPGMPQIEQTAVQAIDVVLRHGAASKCVQVGRSFFQPPKGQIVDLGNGMELWVGMFQSAIIGWKPYLNVDVAHKGFPKAINIVDYMREICGSRFTPKDVEYSKMNIAKQLKGLKVIYEIPGHPTSKRTQRINDLMQSAVKSIFTLDNGTKTSVYDYFRKEKNYTIKNPELPCVWVGGRNRQIYVPAELCTIVPGQVTIKKMDEIQTSNMIKAAATSTDIRKKKIMDAFASINFNNDPCVKEFGLSVGGGFEKVPARVLDPPVLMYDRQVKVSRGTWRASRFSNAADLQPKTWTILNLNGRYTRENDLYRLADDLRANAIKCGMNLGEALTPYVTLDPPTRDVRGINNFFQQNKDLKLIIVVIPDRGSAYSKVKQAAELHIGVLTQCIKARTVSRLSEATTSNILLKINSKLNGVNHMIMDNNLKPKCLMRPCIIIGADVTHPPPDAVDVPSIAAVAASHDAKAQFKYNIKCQLQPPREEIILDLQRMVKEQLLFFYKSTGHQPQQIIFYRDGVSEGQFAQVLSRELPAIQRACAQLNANYKPPITFLVVQKRHHVRLFPTDERNSDDARKNFNVQAGTVVDTMITHPSHIDFYLVSHASIQGVARPTKYRCLWDDSNMSEDEIEQLTYYLCHMFSRCTRSVSYPAPTYYAHLAAYRARVHTEEVPINIHNLNEEQRKKLTLHQGIIENPMFFV, encoded by the exons atgacgaaaaagagaG GAAAGAAGGGAAAACAGCAAGAGACAGGCCAGGCCTCTCAATCCCAGCCTGCAGCCGCTATATCAGAGCCAAGTCCTCCTCCAAAAGCAGCGCCAGAAAGACCTCCAAGTGCTCTGTCTTCAACTTCTTCAACACCTCCTCCTACAGGAGCAGGCAGAGGCAGGGGCAGAGGGACCACTTCTGAACCACAAATTCCAGGCATAGGACGTCGAGCCAGATCAACAGATGGTCCGCCTTCTCAGGGACCACCTGGATGGGGACCTCGACCTCAGGCGCCCGGCAGCCAATCGCAG CAAGTGCCACAACAGCAGCCACCACCCCAACATGGACC ACAATCACAGCAACAGGGACCTCGTCAACCTGGACCACAGCAGGTCCCGCAACAACAAGGTCCAAAACAAGCGCAACCACTGCCATCATCCCAAAAAGGCTCATCACAACAACAAGGACCTCGTCAAACTCCTCAGCAACAACCACAGCAG ACGGCTTCTACAATATCTGTGGAATCAGTGCAGGAAGACATGGCAAAAATGAGCTTGATTCCCCGTCGTAAAAATGTAGCGAAAGCAGGAACAATGGGAAGACCGATTGTAGTAGAAGCAAATGTAGTGTCACTGAAGTTTAGCCCAAACTTCAATCCTCATGCTGTGCACTATGATATTACCTTTGATCCTGATAAACCAAAATTCATGCTAAGAAGAACCTACAACGCtattcgtgaaaaatatttccccaATCGACACCCTGCTTTTGATGGCAGGAGAAATATATACAGCAGTGGAGTACTTCCATTTGGCGAAGGT ATGAAAGCGGAAATAGAGGTTTACAATCCAGAGCGTGAACAAAACAAATCATACAAGGTGGTCATCACCAGAGTTGCTGATATTGATCTTTCGTGGTTGCCGCGTGTTGCTCCTGGTATGCCTCAAATTGAGCAAACTGCAGTGCAAGCAATCGATGTTGTTTTACGCCATGGGGCTGCTTCCAAATGTGTACAG GTCGGTCGATCATTCTTTCAACCTCCAAAAGGACAAATCGTAGATTTGGGAAATGGTATGGAGTTATGGGTAGGCATGTTTCAATCGGCTATTATCGGTTGGAAACCATACCTAAACGTCGACG TGGCCCACAAAGGATTTCCAAAAGCGATAAATATAGTCGATTATATGCGAGAAATATGTGGATCTCGATTCACCCCAAAGGACGTGGAATACAGTAAAATGAACATTGCAAAACAACTCAAgg GGTTAAAAGTTATTTACGAAATTCCTGGACACCCCACATCAAAGCGAACCCAGCGAATAAATGATCTTATGCAAAGTGCAGTGAAGAGCATTTTCACATTGGACAATGGAACTAAAACATCCGTTTACGACTATTTCCGGAAAGAAAAGAACTATACAATCAAAAATCCCGAACTTCCCTGTGTCTGGGTTGGTGGACGCAATCGACAGATCTATGTACCAGCTGAG TTATGCACAATCGTTCCTGGTCAagtgacaataaaaaaaatggacgaaataCAAACGTCCAACATGATTAAAGCTGCTGCTACAAGTACTGACATccggaagaagaaaattatggATGCG TTTGCGTCGATCAATTTCAATAATGATCCTTGCGTGAAAGAGTTTGGCCTATCTGTCGGGGGTGGATTTGAAAAGGTACCTGCTAGAGTGCTTGATCCACCGGTACTGATGTATGACCGGCAAGTTAAAGTCAGTCGGGGGACATGGAGAGCATCAAGATTTAGTAACGCCGCTGACTTacaacctaaaacttggacAATTCTTAATTTAAACGGCAGATATACGAGAGAAAATGATCTGTACAGGCTTGCAGATGATTTGAGAGCAAATG CAATAAAATGTGGTATGAACCTTGGTGAGGCACTTACACCCTATGTCACATTGGATCCACCAACGCGTGATGTTCGTGGGATCAACAACTTCTTCCAGCAAaataaagatttaaaattaatcattGTGGTTATACCTGATCGTGGATCTGCATACA GTAAAGTAAAGCAAGCGGCAGAACTCCATATCGGGGTATTAACACAGTGCATTAAAGCCCGAACTGTTAGTCGACTTAGTGAAGCGACAACATCTAAcattcttttaaaaataaattcaaaattaaatggTGTGAACCACATGATAATGGATAATAATCTCAA ACCAAAATGCCTCATGAGACCATGCATAATTATTGGCGCTGATGTAACTCATCCTCCACCAGACGCCGTTGATGTACCATCGATAGCTGCG GTAGCAGCTAGTCATGATGCAAAGGCACAATTCAAGTATAATATCAAGTGTCAGCTGCAACCACCTCGGGAAGAGATTATTCTAGATCTGCAAAGAATGGTTAAAGAACAATTACTGTTCTTTTATAAATCAACTGGTCACCAGCCTCAGCAGATCATTTTCTACAG AGACGGAGTAAGTGAAGGTCAGTTTGCCCAAGTCTTGAGCCGAGAGCTACCGGCCATTCAAAGAGCCTGCGCGCAATTGAATGCAAACTACAAACCGCCAATCACGTTTTTGGTCGTACAAAAGAGGCACCACGTTCGTCTGTTTCCCACAGACGAACGAAATTCTGATGATGcgcgtaaaaatttcaacgtgcAAGCTGGGACAGTTGTGGATACTATGATAACGCATCCTTCACACATCGACTTCTACCTTGTGTCGCATGCCAGCATTCAG GGTGTGGCTAGACCTACAAAGTATAGATGTCTCTGGGATGACAGCAATATGTCTGAAGACGAGATCGAGCAGTTGACGTATTATCTGTGTCACATGTTTTCAAGATGTACACGGTCCGTCAGTTATCCGGCACCCACCTATTACGCTCACTTGGCTGCATATCGAGCGAGGGTTCACACCGAAGA GGTTCCTATAAACATCCATAATCTGAATGAAGAGCAGCGCAAGAAATTGACTCTTCATCAAGGAATAATAGAAAATCCCATGTTTTTCGTCTAA